Genomic DNA from Fusarium keratoplasticum isolate Fu6.1 chromosome 2, whole genome shotgun sequence:
CGTGGCCTTTTGGCGGACACAAGTCGGCTCTGGAGTGTCGGCAAACTTGTTTAAGCAGACGTTATCAGCCGGAGGCTGCCAGCAGGGGATTTGCCAGGCGCAGCTACGGTCGTAGGCCCAGATGTTTGTATCGCCAGAAGGACCGGTGGGTGAGTCGGCAGACAGTCTGGCGGAATAAATGCGGCATTCTTTGTGGCAATCATTGACGTAGCGGTACTCGAAATGGCCGcactcatcatcaccgaggcAGCGGGCCGCACACTGCTCCTTTTCAATGTTTCCTACGAAAGAGAAGTAGTAATCTGGGTCCGCTGTGACAGGTCTCTTGTCGCAGCCCTTGCCGCTATCAGGGTTGGATCCAACGTTGGCACAGATTCTGCTGATTGTGGGCTCAGATGATGCAGAGGATGTAGTTGAGCTGATGGTGGTGGACTCCTCCGAGGCAGTGGTTGACTCTGCCGAAGTAGTGGTCAACTCCTCAGAAGCAGTGGTGGATACCCCAGAAGCAGTGGTAGACTCCTCAGAAGCAGTGGTAGACTCCTCAGAAGCAGTGGTGGACTCCTCGGAAACAGTGGTGGACTCCTCGGAAATAGTGGTGCTCTCAGATGCCTCCTGGGAGGTGACGGTAGACTCGTTCTCGGCTGTGGATTGGGCTTCAGTAGTTGTGCCAGTCTCGGCATCTTCAGTCTGTGAAGTCTCAGAAGCAGTAGTCGTGCCAGTTTCAGCAGCCTCTGTTTGTGATGTCTcggtggcggtggtggtgccaGTCTCAACGTCGCTGGTCTCGGTGCTAGCAGTGGTGCTGGTCTCGACATCGCCAGTCTCAGTACCGGTAGTCGTCCCAGCCTCGACATCAGTCTGAGAAGTTTCCACGCTAGTAGTAGCAGTCGTCTCAGCACTCTCAGTCTGCGAGGTCTCAGTACCGGTGACAGTCTGGCTCTCCGTCTCAGGAAGCTCAGTGCTGGAAGCAGTCTGAGTCTCAGTCCCAAGGGGCTCGGTACTGGTGGCAGTCTCGCTCTCGGTCTCAGAAAGTTCAGAGCTAGTAGCAGTCTCGCTCTCGGTCTCAGGAGGCACAGTTCCAGTAGAGCTGGCCTGCGAAGTCTCGGTATCGGCAGTGGTTGTAGGGGATTCgacatcgtcgtcatcaccaacgaGGTCATAGTCGTCAATGTTCTGAGGAGTAACCTGGTTGGACATGAAGATGGAGTCGACGTAGATCATGGCCGCGTTGCCGCCGCTGCACTGCATCTGAATAGAAAAGGTAGCCGAGCTGGCCGGGGCACTGGCCTGCCTGACGACGGAACTGTAGGCCGCAGTTGGGCCCGAGGTGAAGAGCGCCTGCTCATAGAAGGGATCACCACCGAGGTAAGCTCTGATAAAGCAGCTCTCCGTGGTCTGGGGATAGAGGACGATGGCGGTATAGAACCGGATAGTGTAGGGGGTAGACGGGTTCAGACCAGTCACCTGCTGCGAGATGCCAACATCCGGACCCAGAGCTCGCTTCGAACCAGAGTCGGCATGCATTTGAACACAGCCATTATCCTTGCTACCATCGCCCTTGTATCCCTCCTCCGCATGCTGAGCATCACCGCTTCCCTCAAAGTCAACGATGCCACCATCGGGAGCTCTGCGGGCGAACTTGGcgcccttgagctcgttgGTCACCACGGGAGCACTCGTAGACGTCGTCGTGGTCGTAAGATCCGTAGTCGCGCTGGGTCTGCAAACACTAGCTGAGGCGAGTTGGACAGAACCCGAGAGGGCCAAGGCCGCCAGGGCCACGATGGAACGCATCGTGAGCGAGTGGTTAACGAGAGAATGAAAAGATCAAAAGAGCGGATAACAAAAGTTGGATGATGGAGCCTCGAAGACCCGGCAGAGGATGAATGAGCCTTTCATATAGGGAGCATCTTGACCCGCCCCTGAGCTGGCTTACACGGGCGAGCTGATGTAGAGGCGCTAGAACGGCGATAGTGGCATGCGAAGCCTTGTGGCTTTCAAATAGTTTCACGGACGGCTCCGGGCTATCCATTCCCGATACGGCACTTGGAAAGCCCTCTCAACGGCCGATCTTCccgatgaagaagattgGCGACATTCCACAATTTCAACGGGGCGTTGTTacgagatggagagcatGTCGTGTGGTCTTGTGGAGTTGACTTGGAgtctccagcagcttggtTCATGGCGAGAAGCGATCAATCGGTTGAATTGTCAATGCAGGGGTACTCACTGGTCTCTGAACTACTCGGGCTCTTCGCCCCAGCCGAATCCCCCCAGTAAATGAAAAAAAGACCGTTATTGTTTCAGCTGGCCCAGAAATCTAGAATGGCGCATATCACATCAATAGCGCGCCGAGCTAGAGACCAGCCTAGCCCAAGTCCCCTGATCGGCGGAGCTGCAAGGGCGAGCAGTCATTGGCGATACGGATCAATAGATTAATATTGGCAAAAAAAATCTCTCGATGCCCTCTCAAAGGTGCTCTGCCCCGTCTGTGGAGTAGCGTCTAGGATCAAACAAAGGGTTGCGTGATAGGCAGCATTACACTATTGTATGCCACTTTGGAGCCAGTCAAAGGTATTCAACAAATCAAACCGAAACCCCAACGAATGCGGCAGTAGTGATCCCAGAGACTCCAGATCCCTGTCGTTTTCTGCAACAGTGTTTAGATGCTGGTCAAGCACGCGCTGAATGATAGCTTGACAGTCGCTACACATGATGCTGTTTGGGGCAGTCGGGCCAACCCAATTCAGAAATGCAGCAAGCAAGCTCAGCTGTTGGACGATACTCGACCGTGATAGCTCAGAGTTTAGGGGGTGAGTACCATAGAACGTTGGTCGAAGTAACTCTTGACAGAGGATGCCACCCCCAGGGGCGGCATAAGCCATCAACTATTATTCTATTAGAAACTTGACACTCGATTAAATCGCGGTAACTCACCAGCCATTCGAAATTGCGCCGCATTTCGGCGAATCGATCCTTGTGTATCCAGAGGACAACCGTGACTCTGACTAAATCAAAGCTGGTGGCAAGCAAGTTGCCCTCGTCAACCCCACCGTGCTGGAGGAGCAGCCTCTCCACCAAAAAGATGTTTCGCAGATGAGCCAGATAAGTCAGGATCCTGACATAAAGAATTTTAATGTCAAGATCGGGGTCGGATAGATCCTCGTGGTTGTATTTTAGGCTCGAGGGGTATTCAGAAAAGACTTTGAGTTGACGTGCCTTGATGCTTCTGGCGGAATGTCAGCTAATGTGTCTCTAAGAAGCCAGTCAACGTACTCGAGGTAATCGAGCGTGATACTAGTATCGTTGCCGAGTGCAATCTCGACCAGTTCATCGAGGACATAAGACATCATTATGCGTGCCCTCATGAGCGTGACGCTGCGAACCCTTCCTTGGGTTTGCCATCCCCTGTCGTCCAGCGTTTTCATAGCCTCGGCCAGAGTAGCCTCGTCCGACATTAAATCCTCATCTTGAAGATCTAAGGGGAGCGCAGTTGAGCAGTAGCGGCGACTTATGAGTGGGGGTCTGCCAGAGAAGGAAACGACGGATTTGtcggtgaagaagatgtaaGAAAAAAGACGCCGCTTGTATTCGGTGCAGAATGAAGGTGCTTCTTTCTGGACTTGTGATTTTGAGGCACCGTCCTGAGCGTGAAGCCCGAGGAAAATCATCATGGACACAGCTAAGCTATGCGAATCCCAGAACGTAGAGCCTGTCTTGATTCAGCATCTGGTTCTCAGGCATGCAGCCATGGACTTACTCGCATCTCCATAAATCAACGTCCCAAGCGTACCCTTTCGGCGgcagagatcaagaagaagggcgttGCCCGCGGTAAAGTGACGTGAGATTTTGATACAGTAGCCCAGGCTAGTCAAGGCAAGTTCGGTTGATTCTTTGCCCGGCATCCACTGTAGCTGGCGGGAATCAAGAGACCCTAGAGCATCTGATAGGCCCTCTATATGAGCCCAGAGTAGACCAATTGCTTCCCATCGTAGTTTGTGGCCACAAAATTGGTCCATCCAGTCTTTTGCACTGGTCAAATCATCTCTCATAGGCCGTGCTGTGTTGCGGCATAGCACATCGGCAACCTTTTCTAGAGGGGAATCGTGTTGAGCAAAGTACCTAAATATGTCTTGAAGCGATTGAACGATTCGAGCTACCGCAACATGGGTCCAGGATTTCTTGCTGGCGGACGAAGGATCACCGTGGAAGACCATGCAGGCGTCTCGCTGGCCAGGGAGATACTGCAGAACGAGAAGACACATCTGACGGGTTGGGAGCGGTAGGTCGTGAAATCCAATGTCCAACTGGGATTGCTGCCGAGCTGTGTCTGACTCAATATTTTGAGAGTCGGGCTTTTCGAGGATGGACAGGCTATCTCTGGTTTCCTTAAAGACGGAGGCATGACTTGTTGACCCGAGATAACCTGGACCAAAAACAGAGTTGCGCATTACTGTCCTGGAAGACTGAGATGACGGAGAAGATACTTCAGGTTGTTCCGAGTAAAATGGAATTCTGCTCCTCGATCGTGGAGTTGTCGTTGTATAGACGCATCGGCTGGCCTCTCCTCGCTTTCGACATCGATCACAGCTAGGTCGGGTGTGATCGCAGGCTACTTTGCGTGCTCGACATGGATCACAAGCTTCCGGTCTGCCATTTGGCCGTCGAGGCGGATGATCCTGGGTGGTTCTCATTTCAAGTTTTGGGAAAGATTCAAAGATGAGGTGAAGTCCAAGTATAAGTTGAAGGTGAGGAACTCGTCGTGTTTAAGGTGCCGTAGCTCGGACCGAAGCCATCATAGGTAGATTCTACTGGTTCATTCTGCCTCGAAAACTGGGTAtccggcttcggcttcggcttcggc
This window encodes:
- a CDS encoding Fungal-trans domain-containing protein, producing the protein MRNSVFGPGYLGSTSHASVFKETRDSLSILEKPDSQNIESDTARQQSQLDIGFHDLPLPTRQMCLLVLQYLPGQRDACMVFHGDPSSASKKSWTHVAVARIVQSLQDIFRYFAQHDSPLEKVADVLCRNTARPMRDDLTSAKDWMDQFCGHKLRWEAIGLLWAHIEGLSDALGSLDSRQLQWMPGKESTELALTSLGYCIKISRHFTAGNALLLDLCRRKGTLGTLIYGDASSTFWDSHSLAVSMMIFLGLHAQDGASKSQVQKEAPSFCTEYKRRLFSYIFFTDKSVVSFSGRPPLISRRYCSTALPLDLQDEDLMSDEATLAEAMKTLDDRGWQTQGRVRSVTLMRARIMMSYVLDELVEIALGNDTSITLDYLESIKARQLKVFSEYPSSLKYNHEDLSDPDLDIKILYVRILTYLAHLRNIFLVERLLLQHGGVDEGNLLATSFDLVRVTVVLWIHKDRFAEMRRNFEWLLMAYAAPGGGILCQELLRPTFYGTHPLNSELSRSSIVQQLSLLAAFLNWVGPTAPNSIMCSDCQAIIQRVLDQHLNTVAENDRDLESLGSLLPHSLGFRFDLLNTFDWLQSGIQ